In Thermoanaerobacterales bacterium, a single window of DNA contains:
- the amrS gene encoding AmmeMemoRadiSam system radical SAM enzyme — MVREAAYYEVREKGKVACLLCPNRCVIAPGKAGICRVRFNRDGRLEARNYGEVTSLAMDPIEKKPLYQFYPGHWILSLGTWGCNLHCRFCQNWEIAHGEPESVAVAPERVVDMALAERDRHCIGLAFTYSEPSVWYEFVRDTAVLAREKGLVNVLVTNGFLEEEPLKELLPYVDAMNIDVKAFTDEYYRRTCRGFLKPVLRTVELAAPRCHVELTTLLVTGLNDSPEEITRLVDWVAGVDRNIPLHFSRYFPNYRLNLPATPPETMRRAWTIARERLSYVYLGNMRDGEAESTYCPQCGKAVIERDGYLVHAVHLTEDNRCAFCGFAVHVTGKARVKTL; from the coding sequence GTGGTCCGTGAAGCAGCTTATTACGAGGTCCGCGAGAAAGGTAAAGTCGCCTGCCTGCTCTGCCCGAACCGCTGCGTCATCGCCCCGGGGAAGGCCGGCATCTGCCGCGTGCGGTTTAACCGGGACGGACGGTTGGAGGCAAGGAACTACGGGGAGGTCACCTCCCTGGCGATGGACCCGATTGAGAAGAAGCCCCTCTATCAGTTCTACCCGGGGCACTGGATCCTCTCCCTCGGCACCTGGGGGTGCAACCTGCACTGCCGCTTCTGCCAGAACTGGGAGATCGCGCACGGCGAGCCGGAGTCCGTCGCCGTGGCGCCGGAGCGGGTGGTGGACATGGCCCTGGCCGAGCGGGACAGGCACTGCATCGGCCTGGCCTTCACTTACTCGGAGCCCTCGGTGTGGTACGAGTTCGTGCGGGACACGGCCGTGCTGGCCCGCGAGAAGGGCCTGGTGAACGTCCTGGTGACCAACGGCTTTCTCGAGGAGGAGCCGCTCAAAGAACTCCTGCCCTACGTCGATGCCATGAACATCGACGTTAAGGCCTTCACCGACGAATACTACCGCCGGACCTGCCGGGGCTTCCTGAAGCCGGTCCTGCGGACCGTGGAACTGGCCGCCCCGCGCTGCCACGTGGAACTGACCACCCTCCTGGTGACCGGCCTGAACGACAGCCCCGAGGAGATCACCCGCCTCGTCGACTGGGTGGCGGGCGTCGACCGGAACATCCCGCTGCACTTTTCACGGTACTTCCCAAACTATCGCTTAAACCTCCCCGCGACGCCGCCGGAGACCATGCGCCGCGCCTGGACGATCGCCCGCGAGAGGCTGTCCTACGTCTATCTGGGCAACATGCGGGACGGGGAGGCGGAAAGCACTTACTGCCCACAATGCGGGAAGGCTGTCATCGAGCGGGACGGCTACCTGGTGCACGCCGTCCACCTGACGGAGGATAACCGGTGCGCTTTCTGCGGCTTCGCCGTGCACGTCACGGGAAAAGCACGGGTAAAGACACTCTAA
- the trpE gene encoding anthranilate synthase component I has translation MIYPRYEEFREFARTYNIIPLAEEWLVDTETPISVFQKLSATRKVAFLLESVEGGERMGRYSFIGLDPAWELRIKDGQSVLSGKDGQAAALDGHPLDVLRGLMARYRSAPFPRPLRFHGGAVGYLAYDFVRYLERLPAANPDDLGLPDGFFLFPRTVLVFDHLRHTLTVVHNAPVEGDPAETFDAGCRDIAAVRELLARPVGVSPPETWERPPAALRPGEDHVRFASMVRRAKEYILAGDILQAVLSRRVSAPLREAPLTVYRHLRSLNPSPYMFYLDAGNHVILGASPEMLIRVENDRVFTRPIAGTRPRGRDAAEDAALAAELLADPKERAEHVMLVDLGRNDLARVCLPGSVRVNQLMEVEYYSHVMHITSEVEGQLAPGFDALDALAAAFPAGTVSGAPKIRAMEIIEELEPERRGIYAGAVGYLSLSGDLDTCIAIRTLVIKDGTAYVQAGAGIVADSDPDREFQEVSHKAAALVQAIGK, from the coding sequence TTGATTTATCCCCGGTACGAAGAGTTCCGGGAATTCGCCCGGACATATAACATCATTCCCCTGGCAGAGGAATGGCTGGTGGACACCGAGACGCCGATCTCGGTGTTTCAGAAGCTTTCCGCTACGCGCAAAGTGGCCTTCCTTCTTGAAAGCGTCGAGGGCGGCGAAAGGATGGGCCGCTACTCCTTCATCGGCCTTGATCCCGCCTGGGAGTTGCGCATCAAGGACGGACAGTCAGTCCTCAGCGGGAAGGACGGGCAGGCAGCCGCTCTCGACGGGCACCCGCTTGACGTCCTGCGCGGGTTGATGGCCCGTTATCGCTCCGCCCCCTTCCCCCGGCCGCTGCGCTTTCACGGCGGCGCCGTGGGCTATCTGGCCTACGACTTTGTGCGTTACCTGGAGCGGCTCCCGGCCGCCAACCCCGACGACCTCGGCCTGCCAGACGGTTTCTTCCTGTTCCCCAGGACCGTCCTGGTCTTCGACCATCTCCGCCATACCCTGACGGTCGTCCACAACGCCCCCGTCGAGGGAGATCCGGCGGAAACATTTGACGCGGGGTGCCGGGACATTGCCGCCGTCCGGGAACTGCTGGCCCGGCCGGTGGGCGTTTCACCGCCCGAGACGTGGGAACGGCCTCCGGCCGCCCTGCGACCCGGAGAAGACCACGTCCGGTTTGCGTCGATGGTCCGCCGGGCGAAGGAGTACATCCTGGCCGGGGACATCCTGCAGGCCGTGCTCTCCCGCCGCGTCTCCGCACCCTTGAGGGAGGCCCCGCTGACGGTGTACCGGCATCTGCGCAGCCTCAACCCCTCGCCGTACATGTTCTACCTGGACGCGGGGAACCACGTCATCCTCGGCGCCTCCCCCGAAATGCTCATCCGGGTGGAAAACGACCGTGTCTTCACCAGGCCCATCGCCGGCACGCGGCCGCGCGGGCGGGACGCCGCCGAGGACGCGGCCCTCGCCGCCGAACTCCTGGCCGATCCCAAGGAACGCGCGGAGCACGTGATGCTGGTCGACCTGGGCCGCAACGACCTGGCCCGCGTTTGCCTTCCGGGTTCGGTGCGCGTCAATCAGTTAATGGAAGTGGAGTACTACTCCCACGTCATGCACATCACCTCCGAGGTGGAGGGGCAACTGGCGCCCGGTTTCGACGCCCTCGATGCCCTGGCGGCGGCCTTCCCGGCCGGCACGGTCAGCGGGGCGCCGAAGATCAGGGCCATGGAGATCATTGAAGAACTGGAACCGGAAAGGCGGGGTATCTATGCCGGAGCGGTGGGCTACTTGAGCCTCTCCGGCGACCTCGACACCTGCATCGCCATCCGCACGCTGGTGATCAAGGACGGGACGGCCTACGTCCAGGCCGGGGCCGGCATTGTCGCCGACTCCGACCCGGACAGGGAATTCCAGGAGGTCTCTCACAAGGCCGCCGCCCTGGTCCAGGCCATCGGAAAGTGA
- the argC gene encoding N-acetyl-gamma-glutamyl-phosphate reductase yields the protein MIKAGVIGATGYAGAELVRLLARHPAVRLAALTSRSYAERPLSAVYPHLYGHVDEVLREFDPDELVSECDVVFTALPHGHAMEVGRKVLDRGKKLVDIGADFRLADVAVYEEWYRVTHTAPEILPRVVYGLPELNREHIAGAPVVANPGCYPTASILALAPALKAGLADPASIIIDAKSGVSGAGRGLSLRTHFAECNENFQAYGVPGHRHTPEIEQELSRLAGRPVRVSFTPHLAPMNRGILATVYFSLSRPVTADELHAVYREFYSEEPFVRVLPPGTLPQTKAVAGSNHCDLNVVADARTGRAVVLSAIDNLVKGAAGQAVQNMNIMFGRPEGEGLAGPGLYP from the coding sequence ATTATCAAGGCCGGGGTCATCGGGGCCACGGGCTACGCCGGGGCCGAACTGGTACGGCTGTTGGCGCGCCATCCCGCCGTCCGCCTGGCCGCCCTGACCTCGCGCAGCTACGCCGAACGGCCTTTATCCGCCGTCTACCCGCACCTGTACGGCCACGTGGACGAGGTTTTGCGGGAGTTCGACCCGGACGAACTAGTCAGCGAGTGCGACGTCGTCTTCACCGCCCTGCCGCACGGGCATGCGATGGAAGTGGGCCGCAAGGTGCTCGACCGGGGCAAGAAACTGGTCGACATCGGGGCCGATTTCCGCCTGGCCGACGTGGCGGTCTACGAAGAATGGTACCGGGTGACCCATACCGCGCCCGAGATCTTGCCGCGGGTTGTTTACGGCCTGCCCGAACTCAACCGCGAACATATCGCCGGCGCCCCGGTGGTGGCCAACCCGGGCTGCTACCCGACGGCCTCCATCCTGGCTCTGGCCCCGGCCCTGAAGGCCGGGCTGGCCGACCCGGCGAGCATCATCATCGACGCCAAGTCCGGGGTCTCCGGGGCCGGCCGCGGCCTTTCGCTGCGCACCCACTTCGCCGAGTGCAACGAGAACTTCCAGGCCTACGGCGTCCCCGGACACCGGCATACGCCGGAGATCGAGCAGGAACTGTCGCGCCTGGCGGGGCGGCCGGTGCGGGTCTCGTTCACCCCCCACCTGGCGCCCATGAACCGGGGCATCCTGGCCACCGTGTACTTCAGCCTTTCCCGCCCGGTGACCGCCGACGAGTTGCACGCCGTTTACCGGGAGTTTTACTCCGAAGAGCCTTTCGTCCGCGTCCTGCCGCCGGGCACGCTGCCGCAGACCAAGGCCGTCGCGGGCTCGAACCACTGCGACCTGAACGTCGTCGCCGATGCCCGCACCGGGCGGGCGGTGGTGCTGTCGGCCATCGACAACCTGGTCAAGGGGGCGGCGGGGCAGGCGGTGCAGAATATGAATATTATGTTCGGCCGGCCGGAGGGCGAGGGGCTGGCGGGCCCGGGGCTGTATCCGTAG
- a CDS encoding aminodeoxychorismate/anthranilate synthase component II, translating to MLLMIDNYDSFTYNLVDYIRGLGAEVVVRRNDSLDLAEVRKLAPSRIVLSPGPGSPSTAGICLDLIRKMAGRVPILGVCLGHQAIGQAFGGRVVRAPAPAHGKTSLISHDGRTVFHGLSNPFTATRYHSLVVEESSLPACLEVSARAPDGLIMGLRHREFAVEGVQFHPESILTEGGKQLLNNFLHSGDGRRRDDQGSHSQDYRR from the coding sequence GTGCTGCTGATGATCGACAACTACGATTCTTTTACCTACAACCTGGTCGACTACATCCGCGGCCTGGGGGCGGAGGTCGTCGTCCGGCGCAACGACAGCCTCGACCTCGCCGAGGTCAGGAAGCTGGCGCCGTCCCGCATCGTCCTCTCCCCGGGCCCGGGCTCTCCGTCGACGGCGGGCATCTGCCTCGACTTGATCCGCAAGATGGCCGGGCGGGTTCCGATCCTGGGCGTGTGCCTCGGCCACCAGGCGATCGGGCAGGCCTTCGGGGGACGGGTCGTGCGCGCCCCGGCCCCGGCCCATGGCAAGACCTCGTTGATTTCGCACGACGGCCGCACCGTGTTTCACGGCCTGTCGAACCCGTTTACGGCAACCCGCTACCATTCGCTCGTCGTGGAGGAGTCTTCCCTGCCGGCCTGCCTGGAAGTCAGCGCCCGCGCCCCCGACGGGCTGATCATGGGCTTGAGACACCGGGAGTTCGCCGTTGAAGGGGTCCAGTTCCACCCGGAGTCCATTCTTACCGAGGGCGGCAAACAGCTTCTGAATAACTTCTTGCACAGTGGAGATGGGAGGAGACGAGATGATCAAGGAAGCCATAGCCAGGATTATCGCCGGTGA
- the amrA gene encoding AmmeMemoRadiSam system protein A produces the protein MGIVFCGVVPHPPIMVPEVGRGEAGKVRATQDALRELGRRIKESGAETLVIISPHGPVFSDAVGLIITPRSGGDLGRFGAPEAAVDRTTDLELAEAIGREARALDLHIVAIDEGLARRYRDLSTELDHGFVAPLYWLERGGADLPLLAVGMSLMPRDRLYAFGVAVRRAAERLGRKAALVASGDLSHRLTPDAPAGFHERGKEFDATVVEIFRTGEIERLLALDEVLAECAGECGLRSMIMMLGALDGHRFASEVLSYEGPFGVGYMVAALQPGEPDEERRLLDRLITQRRKAVEARREGESYIVRLARRSLENYLRGEAPPDPGEIPPEFRRPAGAFVSLKKDGQLRGCIGTIAPTRPTAAEEVMENAVSAGTRDPRFFPVEIDELDEIVYSVDILGEPEPVDSLDQLDPKRYGVIVRARGRSGLLLPDLEGIDTAEQQVAIARQKAGLSPDEPVKLERFEVKRYR, from the coding sequence ATGGGTATTGTTTTCTGTGGCGTGGTGCCGCACCCCCCGATTATGGTCCCGGAGGTCGGCAGGGGCGAAGCCGGGAAGGTCCGGGCCACCCAGGACGCCCTGCGGGAATTAGGGCGCCGGATCAAGGAGAGCGGTGCCGAAACCCTGGTGATCATCAGCCCCCACGGGCCGGTCTTCAGCGACGCCGTGGGGCTCATCATTACTCCGCGGTCCGGTGGTGACCTGGGCCGCTTCGGGGCACCCGAAGCGGCGGTGGACCGGACGACCGACCTAGAGCTGGCCGAGGCTATCGGGCGGGAGGCCCGTGCCCTCGACCTGCATATCGTGGCCATCGACGAGGGCCTGGCCCGGCGTTACCGCGACCTTTCCACGGAGCTTGACCACGGGTTCGTGGCGCCTCTTTACTGGCTGGAGCGGGGCGGGGCGGATCTCCCCCTCCTGGCGGTCGGGATGTCGCTCATGCCGCGGGACCGGCTGTACGCCTTCGGCGTCGCCGTGCGGCGGGCGGCGGAGAGGCTGGGCCGGAAGGCGGCCCTGGTGGCCAGCGGGGACCTGTCCCACCGCCTGACGCCCGATGCCCCGGCCGGGTTCCACGAGCGGGGCAAGGAGTTCGACGCCACGGTGGTCGAGATCTTCCGGACGGGGGAGATTGAGCGCTTGCTGGCCCTCGACGAGGTGTTGGCCGAATGCGCCGGGGAGTGCGGCCTGCGCTCGATGATTATGATGCTCGGCGCCCTGGACGGCCACCGCTTTGCCAGCGAGGTGCTCTCCTACGAGGGACCGTTCGGCGTAGGCTATATGGTGGCCGCGCTCCAACCCGGGGAGCCGGACGAGGAGCGGCGGTTGCTGGACCGCCTGATCACCCAACGGAGGAAGGCGGTGGAGGCGCGGCGGGAAGGGGAGAGCTACATTGTCCGCCTGGCGCGCCGGAGCCTGGAGAACTACCTGCGCGGAGAGGCGCCGCCCGACCCGGGGGAGATCCCGCCCGAATTCCGCCGTCCGGCCGGGGCTTTCGTTTCGCTGAAGAAGGACGGGCAGTTGCGCGGCTGCATCGGGACCATCGCCCCGACGCGCCCCACGGCGGCCGAGGAGGTCATGGAGAACGCCGTCTCGGCCGGGACGCGCGACCCGCGCTTCTTCCCGGTGGAGATCGATGAGCTGGACGAGATCGTTTATTCCGTCGACATTCTGGGCGAACCGGAGCCGGTGGACAGCCTGGACCAGCTTGACCCCAAGCGCTACGGCGTCATCGTCCGCGCGCGGGGCCGCTCGGGGCTCCTGCTCCCGGACCTGGAGGGCATCGACACGGCTGAGCAACAGGTAGCCATCGCCCGGCAAAAGGCCGGCCTTTCACCGGACGAACCGGTGAAGCTGGAACGTTTTGAGGTCAAGCGCTACCGGTAG
- the argB gene encoding acetylglutamate kinase — translation MVITAIEKAGILVEALPYIKHFHGRIVVIKYGGHAMLNGALKEAVMTDVVLMKYVGMHPVIVHGGGPEITAVLRRMGKESTFVNGLRVTDRETMEIVEMVLVGKINKEIVAMVNRFGGRAIGLCGKDANLIEAAKKRVQVERDGVTEDVDIGFVGEVARVNADLVASVLREGYIPVVAPTAVGPDGASYNINADSVAGELAVALGAEKLVILTDVEGIMADRDDPGTLISTVKVAEVPDLIARGVISGGMVPKVECCVSALRGGVRRTHILDGRVPHSILLEIFTDQGIGTMVVMPEREK, via the coding sequence TTGGTTATCACCGCTATTGAGAAAGCAGGTATTCTTGTCGAGGCCCTGCCATACATTAAGCACTTCCACGGCCGGATCGTGGTCATCAAGTACGGCGGTCATGCCATGCTGAACGGCGCCCTGAAGGAGGCCGTGATGACCGACGTCGTGCTGATGAAGTACGTCGGGATGCACCCGGTGATCGTCCATGGCGGCGGGCCCGAGATCACGGCCGTGCTGCGGAGAATGGGGAAGGAGTCGACCTTCGTCAACGGCCTGCGCGTGACCGACCGCGAGACCATGGAGATCGTGGAGATGGTCCTGGTCGGCAAGATCAACAAGGAGATCGTGGCCATGGTGAACCGCTTCGGCGGGCGGGCCATCGGCCTGTGCGGCAAGGACGCCAACCTGATCGAGGCCGCGAAGAAGCGGGTCCAGGTTGAGCGGGACGGCGTGACCGAGGACGTCGACATCGGCTTCGTCGGCGAAGTCGCGCGCGTCAACGCCGACCTTGTGGCCTCGGTCCTGCGGGAGGGGTACATCCCGGTGGTCGCCCCGACCGCCGTCGGTCCCGACGGGGCCAGCTACAACATCAACGCCGACAGCGTTGCCGGGGAACTGGCCGTCGCCCTGGGGGCCGAGAAGCTGGTCATCCTGACCGACGTCGAGGGGATCATGGCCGACCGCGACGACCCGGGCACCCTGATCTCGACCGTCAAGGTGGCGGAGGTGCCCGATCTCATCGCCCGCGGCGTTATCTCGGGCGGCATGGTGCCGAAGGTGGAGTGCTGCGTGAGCGCCCTGCGCGGCGGCGTCAGGCGCACGCACATTCTCGACGGCCGCGTGCCGCACTCGATCCTGCTGGAGATTTTCACCGACCAGGGCATCGGGACGATGGTAGTGATGCCCGAAAGGGAGAAGTAA
- a CDS encoding acetylornithine transaminase: MRQNEIIAFADRYLMRTYGRLPIVVVRGDGVWVWDAEGKKYLDFVAGIAVNAVGHCNPRVVEAVIDQARRLMHCSNLYYIEPQMRLARMLVDNSAFDRAFFCNSGAEAVEGAIKLARKYARSQGGEDRYEIIAAHNSFHGRTLGALTATGQVKYHKGFEPLAAGFKHVPFNDLEAMDAAINERTCAVLLEPIQGEGGINVPSKDYLQGVRRLCDARGALLILDEVQTGMGRTGRLFAHEHYGVVPDIIALAKALGGGFPIGAILAREPVASAFTPGDHASTFGGNPLACAAGIATLKLLLGEDYIGHAARVGQYFKARLADLMGRYPFIHDVRGRGLMLGMELTVPGGDIVTRCRDEGLLINCIGQKVLRFVPPLIVTLEDIDGALIILTRVLDEVKKEAEKA; the protein is encoded by the coding sequence ATGCGTCAAAACGAAATCATCGCCTTTGCGGACCGCTATTTAATGCGCACCTACGGGCGGCTGCCCATCGTCGTGGTGCGTGGCGACGGGGTCTGGGTCTGGGACGCCGAGGGGAAGAAGTACCTCGATTTCGTGGCCGGGATCGCCGTGAACGCCGTCGGCCATTGCAACCCGCGCGTTGTCGAGGCCGTGATCGACCAGGCGCGGCGGCTGATGCATTGCAGCAACCTGTACTACATCGAGCCCCAGATGCGCCTGGCGCGCATGCTCGTCGACAACTCGGCCTTCGACCGGGCCTTTTTCTGCAACAGCGGGGCCGAGGCCGTCGAGGGGGCCATCAAGCTGGCCCGCAAGTACGCCCGCTCGCAGGGCGGGGAGGACCGCTACGAGATCATCGCCGCCCATAACTCCTTCCACGGACGCACCCTCGGTGCCCTGACGGCGACCGGGCAGGTGAAGTACCACAAGGGATTCGAGCCCCTGGCGGCGGGCTTCAAACACGTCCCCTTCAACGACCTGGAGGCCATGGACGCGGCGATCAATGAACGCACCTGCGCCGTTCTCCTGGAGCCCATCCAGGGCGAGGGCGGCATCAACGTCCCGAGCAAGGACTACCTCCAGGGCGTTCGCCGCCTCTGCGACGCGCGGGGCGCCCTGCTCATCCTGGACGAGGTTCAGACCGGCATGGGCCGCACCGGGCGCCTGTTCGCCCACGAACACTACGGGGTCGTGCCTGATATCATAGCCCTGGCCAAGGCCCTCGGGGGAGGCTTCCCGATCGGGGCCATCCTCGCCCGGGAGCCGGTGGCGTCAGCCTTCACCCCCGGCGACCACGCCTCGACTTTCGGCGGCAACCCCCTGGCCTGCGCGGCCGGTATCGCCACGTTGAAGCTCCTCCTTGGAGAGGACTACATCGGCCACGCCGCCCGCGTGGGCCAGTACTTCAAGGCGCGGCTGGCCGACCTGATGGGACGCTACCCCTTCATCCACGACGTGCGCGGCCGCGGCCTGATGCTCGGGATGGAACTGACCGTCCCCGGCGGCGACATCGTCACCCGCTGCCGGGACGAGGGCCTGCTGATCAACTGTATCGGCCAGAAAGTGTTGCGCTTCGTGCCGCCGCTCATCGTCACCCTGGAGGACATCGACGGGGCCCTGATCATCCTGACGCGGGTCCTGGACGAGGTGAAAAAGGAGGCGGAGAAGGCGTGA
- the argJ gene encoding bifunctional glutamate N-acetyltransferase/amino-acid acetyltransferase ArgJ has translation MTALTFKEEGVTAPRGFLACGLHVGLKKHKKDLALIYSEAPCSVAGVFTTNRVKAAPLKVTMPRVAAGRAQAVIVNSGNANACNGPAGEDDARRMGRLAAEALGIPEEMVLVSSTGVIGQRLPVEKIAAGLPDAKRLLGPDEGAAAAEAIMTTDLVPKKASVTINVGGRPVTVGGMAKGSGMIHPNMATMLAFITTDAAIGPAALQAALKTAVDCSFHMISVDGDTSTNDMAVVMANGLAGNTALEPGQPEFALFCEALTGVCVRLAKMIARDGEGATTLIEVRVRGARTEADARLAARAIAASSLVKAAVFGRDANWGRIICAAGYSGAAFDPERFAVWLGDLQVAAGGRGLDFDEARATAILSGDPVVITVDLGQGGGEATAWGCDLSYDYVKINAAYRT, from the coding sequence TTGACCGCATTAACCTTCAAAGAAGAAGGGGTTACCGCGCCGCGGGGGTTCCTGGCCTGCGGCCTGCACGTCGGCTTAAAGAAACATAAGAAGGACCTGGCCCTCATCTACTCCGAGGCCCCCTGCAGCGTGGCCGGTGTCTTCACCACCAACCGCGTCAAGGCCGCCCCCCTGAAGGTGACCATGCCCCGCGTCGCCGCGGGGCGCGCACAGGCCGTGATCGTCAACAGCGGCAACGCCAACGCCTGCAACGGTCCCGCCGGCGAGGACGACGCCCGCCGGATGGGGCGGCTGGCGGCCGAAGCCCTGGGTATCCCGGAGGAGATGGTCCTGGTCAGCTCGACCGGGGTCATCGGCCAGCGGCTGCCGGTGGAGAAGATCGCGGCCGGCTTGCCGGATGCCAAGCGGCTTCTCGGGCCGGACGAGGGCGCCGCCGCCGCCGAGGCCATTATGACCACCGACCTTGTGCCCAAGAAGGCCTCCGTAACGATTAACGTCGGGGGACGGCCGGTAACCGTCGGGGGCATGGCCAAGGGCTCGGGGATGATCCACCCCAACATGGCTACCATGCTGGCCTTCATCACCACCGACGCCGCCATCGGCCCGGCGGCGTTGCAGGCCGCCCTGAAGACGGCCGTCGACTGTTCCTTCCATATGATAAGCGTCGACGGCGACACGAGTACCAATGATATGGCCGTGGTTATGGCCAACGGCCTGGCCGGAAATACCGCGCTCGAACCGGGGCAGCCGGAGTTCGCCCTGTTCTGCGAGGCGCTGACCGGGGTTTGCGTGCGCCTGGCGAAGATGATCGCGCGCGACGGGGAGGGGGCGACGACTCTCATCGAGGTGCGCGTCCGCGGCGCCCGGACCGAGGCCGACGCCCGGCTGGCGGCGCGGGCCATTGCCGCCTCCAGCCTGGTCAAGGCCGCCGTCTTCGGGCGGGACGCGAACTGGGGACGTATCATTTGCGCCGCCGGTTACTCCGGGGCCGCCTTCGACCCCGAGCGCTTCGCCGTCTGGCTCGGCGACCTGCAGGTTGCGGCCGGCGGCCGGGGACTGGACTTCGATGAGGCCCGCGCCACGGCGATCCTGTCCGGTGACCCGGTGGTGATCACCGTGGACCTGGGACAGGGCGGCGGAGAGGCCACCGCCTGGGGCTGTGACCTTTCCTACGATTATGTTAAGATAAATGCGGCGTACAGGACATAA
- the trpD gene encoding anthranilate phosphoribosyltransferase, protein MIKEAIARIIAGEDLSQQEAEEVMTQIMSGEATAAQVGALLAALRLKGETPDEVAGFARSMRRHATPVHTGRPFVVDTCGTGGDGRHTFNISTTAAFVVAAAGVPVAKHGNVSVSSRCGSADLLRALGADLELDARELGRCLDEVGLAFLFAPRLHHAMRHAAGPRREIGIRTVFNILGPLTNPACPQAQVLGVYSPEAAALVAQVLARLGTDHAFVVHGAGGLDEVSSVGPAQVWEVVGDEVAYRVIDPAELGFAPAPLEALVGGDPAANAAITRRVLAGETGPRRDTVVFNAALALLAAGAAEDLAHAVGLAAGAIDSGAAMAKMEEFIAFTGGLQGACGNPGA, encoded by the coding sequence ATGATCAAGGAAGCCATAGCCAGGATTATCGCCGGTGAGGACCTCAGCCAGCAGGAGGCCGAGGAGGTGATGACCCAGATCATGTCCGGGGAGGCCACGGCGGCCCAGGTGGGCGCCCTGCTCGCCGCCCTGCGTTTAAAAGGGGAAACCCCGGACGAGGTGGCCGGGTTTGCCCGGTCAATGCGCCGCCACGCCACCCCCGTCCACACCGGCCGTCCCTTCGTCGTCGACACCTGCGGCACCGGGGGCGACGGCCGGCACACCTTCAACATTTCCACCACAGCCGCCTTTGTCGTGGCGGCGGCGGGGGTTCCCGTGGCGAAGCACGGCAACGTCTCGGTCTCCAGCCGCTGCGGGAGCGCCGACCTCCTGCGCGCCCTGGGCGCCGACCTGGAGCTGGACGCCCGGGAACTGGGACGTTGTCTCGACGAGGTCGGGCTGGCGTTTTTGTTCGCCCCCCGCCTGCACCATGCCATGCGCCATGCCGCCGGGCCCCGGCGGGAAATCGGTATCCGCACCGTTTTCAACATTTTGGGCCCGTTGACCAACCCCGCCTGCCCCCAGGCGCAGGTCCTCGGCGTTTACAGCCCTGAAGCGGCGGCCCTGGTCGCCCAGGTCCTGGCCCGCCTCGGCACCGATCACGCCTTTGTGGTACATGGGGCCGGGGGGCTTGACGAAGTCTCCTCCGTGGGCCCGGCCCAGGTCTGGGAGGTCGTAGGGGACGAAGTGGCGTACCGCGTCATTGACCCGGCCGAACTGGGCTTCGCCCCGGCTCCGCTGGAAGCGCTCGTGGGCGGGGACCCGGCCGCCAACGCCGCGATCACGCGCCGCGTCCTGGCCGGAGAAACCGGACCGCGGCGCGACACCGTGGTCTTTAACGCCGCCCTGGCCCTGCTGGCGGCCGGCGCCGCGGAGGACCTGGCGCACGCCGTCGGCCTGGCCGCCGGGGCCATTGACAGCGGAGCCGCGATGGCCAAGATGGAGGAGTTTATCGCTTTCACGGGAGGGCTTCAAGGTGCTTGCGGAAATCCTGGCGCATAA